The Streptomyces achromogenes genome window below encodes:
- a CDS encoding Hsp20/alpha crystallin family protein, with protein MLMRTDPFRELDRLTQQLLNTTGTWSRPSAMPMDAYREGEEYVIALDLPGVSPDAIDIDVERNMLTVKAERRPVAKADDVQMELSERPLGVFSRQLVLADTLDTERIEADYDAGVLTLRIPIAERAKPRKVAIGRGSSHRQISG; from the coding sequence ATGTTGATGCGCACCGACCCGTTCCGCGAGCTCGACCGACTCACCCAGCAGCTCCTGAACACCACGGGAACGTGGTCGCGCCCGTCGGCGATGCCGATGGACGCCTACCGTGAGGGCGAGGAGTACGTGATCGCCCTCGACCTGCCCGGTGTCTCCCCGGACGCCATCGACATCGACGTCGAGCGGAACATGCTGACCGTCAAGGCCGAGCGGCGGCCCGTCGCCAAGGCGGACGACGTGCAGATGGAGCTCAGCGAGCGGCCCCTGGGGGTCTTCTCCCGGCAGCTCGTACTGGCGGACACCCTCGACACCGAGCGCATCGAGGCGGACTACGACGCGGGTGTGCTGACCCTGCGCATCCCCATCGCCGAGCGCGCCAAGCCCCGCAAGGTCGCCATCGGCCGCGGCTCCTCGCACCGGCAGATCAGCGGCTGA
- a CDS encoding DUF2267 domain-containing protein has protein sequence MTFEQMLERVRYEGAYPTRAQAEESARAVLAALGRQLAGDERVELAARLPHEAAVAFTSATSDAERLTGWGFVKDLASRTGATAATTRWDASTVLRVVAQLAGEELLGRVLDRLPSGYALLFGRAELTQAA, from the coding sequence ATGACGTTCGAGCAGATGCTGGAAAGAGTGCGGTACGAAGGCGCGTATCCGACCCGCGCCCAGGCCGAGGAGTCCGCGCGCGCCGTGCTGGCCGCGCTCGGGCGTCAACTCGCGGGCGACGAGCGGGTGGAGCTCGCCGCCAGGCTGCCGCACGAGGCGGCCGTCGCCTTCACATCGGCGACTTCCGACGCCGAACGCCTCACGGGTTGGGGCTTCGTCAAGGACCTGGCGTCCCGCACCGGCGCCACGGCGGCCACCACCCGCTGGGACGCCAGCACCGTCCTGCGGGTCGTGGCCCAACTCGCCGGCGAGGAGTTGCTCGGCCGTGTCCTCGACCGGCTCCCCTCCGGCTACGCCCTGTTGTTCGGCCGCGCCGAACTCACCCAGGCGGCCTGA
- a CDS encoding DUF305 domain-containing protein — MRNTRTLTRRAAVSAACAVAALVLAACGGGGDSSGSGSGPTAAHGSTSASAGAHNAQDVSFAQGMIPHHRQALEMARLAAGRASSARVEDLAARIEKAQEPEIRTMSGWLTSWGEDVPGSSGSDAESMPGMDHSGSGMPGMMAASDMAALGKASGKDFDARFLAMMVDHHKGAVDMATAEKKKGAYAPATSLADDIVAAQTAEITEMNELLGNG, encoded by the coding sequence ATGCGCAACACTCGTACCCTGACCCGCCGCGCCGCCGTCTCGGCCGCCTGCGCGGTCGCCGCGCTCGTTCTCGCCGCCTGCGGTGGCGGCGGCGACAGCAGCGGCAGCGGCAGCGGGCCTACGGCCGCTCACGGCTCCACGTCGGCGTCGGCCGGCGCGCACAACGCGCAGGACGTGTCCTTCGCGCAGGGCATGATCCCGCACCACCGGCAGGCTCTGGAGATGGCGCGGCTGGCCGCCGGGCGGGCGTCCTCGGCCCGGGTCGAGGACCTCGCCGCGCGCATCGAGAAGGCGCAGGAACCGGAGATCAGGACCATGAGCGGCTGGCTGACGTCCTGGGGTGAGGATGTCCCGGGCTCCTCCGGCAGCGACGCGGAGTCCATGCCCGGCATGGATCACTCGGGCTCCGGGATGCCCGGCATGATGGCCGCCTCGGACATGGCCGCCCTCGGGAAGGCGTCCGGCAAGGACTTCGACGCCAGGTTCCTCGCGATGATGGTCGACCATCACAAGGGTGCCGTGGACATGGCCACCGCCGAGAAGAAGAAGGGCGCGTACGCGCCCGCCACGTCCCTGGCCGACGACATCGTCGCCGCGCAGACCGCCGAGATCACCGAGATGAACGAACTTCTCGGCAACGGCTGA